A window of the Bdellovibrio svalbardensis genome harbors these coding sequences:
- a CDS encoding ABC transporter permease subunit — translation MIQKYLIKNELTLKRYKRFKRDRVAVASVWILLAMFFFSFTAELWANNRPHIMHYHGKTFFPLFVDYHPTAFDREDIYVMDYRALEMGKDDWAIWPVIQWDPYESNKSVDTYPSAPSKQNWIGTDESGRDVMTRLLYGFRYTMIFAFGAWAVTYLIGITFGAMMGYLGGKWDLVGQRVVEIVESTPYLFVLITIISIFTPSLGLLIVFSALFGWTGISAYMRALFLSLRKREYVEAARAIGADHTRIISKHILPNALTPIITFAPFAISANVYSLSILDYLGLGLRPPTPSWGELMAQAQKWFTIAEWLVWGPLVAIVVTLILLNNIGTAVRDAFDSKM, via the coding sequence ATGATCCAGAAATACCTTATTAAAAATGAGCTTACTCTCAAGAGATACAAGCGCTTCAAACGTGATCGCGTTGCGGTTGCGTCTGTTTGGATCCTTCTGGCGATGTTCTTCTTCAGCTTTACTGCTGAATTGTGGGCGAACAACCGTCCTCATATCATGCATTACCATGGGAAGACTTTCTTCCCGTTGTTTGTAGATTACCATCCAACAGCTTTCGATCGCGAAGACATCTATGTGATGGACTATCGCGCTTTGGAAATGGGCAAGGATGACTGGGCAATTTGGCCGGTTATTCAGTGGGACCCTTATGAAAGCAATAAATCTGTAGACACTTATCCTTCAGCTCCTTCGAAGCAAAATTGGATCGGAACAGATGAAAGCGGTCGTGACGTCATGACTCGTCTTCTTTATGGTTTCCGTTACACGATGATCTTTGCTTTTGGTGCTTGGGCGGTGACTTATCTTATCGGTATCACCTTCGGTGCGATGATGGGTTATCTTGGTGGTAAATGGGACTTGGTCGGCCAACGTGTGGTTGAGATCGTTGAAAGTACCCCGTACCTTTTCGTATTGATTACGATTATCTCGATTTTCACTCCAAGCTTAGGCTTGTTGATCGTATTCTCAGCGTTGTTCGGCTGGACAGGTATCTCGGCTTATATGCGTGCCCTGTTCTTGTCTTTGCGTAAACGTGAATACGTGGAAGCGGCTCGCGCTATCGGTGCAGATCACACACGTATCATCAGTAAACATATCTTGCCGAACGCTCTGACTCCGATCATCACATTTGCACCGTTTGCGATTTCTGCAAACGTGTACTCTTTGTCGATCTTGGATTACTTGGGCTTGGGTCTGCGTCCGCCTACTCCTTCATGGGGTGAGTTGATGGCACAAGCTCAAAAATGGTTCACCATCGCTGAGTGGTTGGTGTGGGGTCCGTTGGTAGCGATCGTTGTAACTTTGATTCTTTTGAACAACATCGGTACAGCAGTCCGCGACGCTTTCGACTCTAAAATGTAG
- a CDS encoding cation diffusion facilitator family transporter: MVATNVNPSEKYRNRAAWISAIASVFIFLIKMGAYRLTGSAAVLSDALESIVNVVASIVALFVIRFASQPADAEHPYGHGKAEYFSAAFEGGLIFFAALMIIGESLKALINHEPAQKLELGVLIIGGAAFLNLLLGVYLKQMGKKHHSEALQASGAHVISDVTTTVGVMVGLGLVLWTKIEWLDPAIAILVGLQLAFQGFKIVRQSWGGLLDEMDEGSLENLTNALQKNRMPGIIDIHHLRIIRSGSFHHVDAHLVVPEFWNMLQAHNETHDFERKVVQDYPVDGEIAFHLDPCKKSFCEICDLENCPIRRVPFKTLRPFTVKSLTGGPAATNPLAYENANRSN, translated from the coding sequence ATGGTTGCAACTAACGTTAATCCCTCAGAAAAATATCGCAATAGAGCCGCATGGATTTCCGCGATTGCGAGCGTATTCATTTTCCTTATCAAGATGGGAGCTTACCGTCTGACGGGCTCAGCGGCGGTTTTGTCTGATGCTCTTGAGAGTATCGTTAATGTTGTGGCCTCCATCGTTGCGCTTTTCGTGATTCGTTTTGCATCTCAACCAGCGGACGCCGAACATCCCTATGGGCATGGCAAGGCAGAATATTTTTCTGCAGCCTTTGAAGGCGGTTTGATTTTCTTCGCCGCCCTGATGATCATTGGCGAGAGTTTGAAGGCCTTGATTAATCACGAACCCGCTCAGAAACTTGAGCTGGGTGTTTTGATTATTGGTGGCGCGGCCTTTTTGAATCTGCTTTTGGGCGTTTATCTTAAGCAGATGGGCAAAAAGCATCACTCTGAAGCTTTGCAAGCCAGCGGTGCCCACGTTATTTCAGATGTGACGACGACTGTCGGTGTGATGGTGGGTCTTGGTTTGGTTCTGTGGACTAAGATTGAGTGGCTGGATCCGGCAATTGCGATTTTGGTGGGCCTGCAGTTGGCTTTCCAGGGATTCAAAATTGTACGTCAATCCTGGGGCGGACTGCTGGATGAAATGGATGAGGGCTCTTTAGAAAATTTGACCAATGCCCTTCAGAAAAACCGTATGCCAGGGATTATTGATATTCATCACTTGCGCATCATTCGCTCGGGAAGTTTTCATCACGTGGATGCACATTTAGTTGTTCCGGAGTTTTGGAATATGCTGCAAGCTCATAACGAAACTCATGATTTTGAGCGAAAAGTGGTTCAAGATTATCCCGTGGATGGCGAAATCGCCTTTCACTTGGATCCTTGTAAAAAATCCTTTTGTGAAATCTGTGATCTCGAAAATTGTCCAATTAGACGGGTTCCTTTTAAAACTTTGCGTCCGTTCACAGTGAAAAGCTTGACCGGCGGGCCGGCGGCGACTAATCCATTGGCCTATGAAAATGCCAATCGATCCAACTAG
- the leuS gene encoding leucine--tRNA ligase, giving the protein MGLNFSEYESKWQKKWAEAKAFQAETTSAKPKYYALDMFPYPSGSGLHIGHMASYTPGDIVSRYKRVNGFNVLHPMGYDAFGLPAEQYAIQTGIHPAITTDKAIASFRKTLQSFGFSFDWSREISTCEPKYYKWTQFIFLKLYERGLAYQKEVPVNWCPALKTVLANDEVIDGKSERGGHPVIRVPMKQWMLKITDYAERLLNDLDKVDWPERTKEAQRNWIGKSEGARITFKIEGESETFEVFTTRPDTLFGVTFMVMAPEHPLVKKITSQPQHAAVEDYVLATSRKSEVDRKATTDKTGVFTGAHALHPITGEKIEIWIADYVLTDYGTGAIMAVPGHDARDFEFAKKFNLPVKRVLSPAASGGGEGGDELPFEGEGTLVNSDFLNGLSKAEAIKKMLSHLESKKLGIREVQYKLRDWLFSRQRYWGEPFPIVNFPKAGQLGVPVNELPVMLPEVADYEPSDSGEAPLAKIADWVNYAGKPGFGEGEQGRRETDTMPGAAGSSWYFLRYIDPNNDKAPFSPDAEKYWMPVDLYVGGPEHTVGHLLYSRFWMKVLFDVGLVTHDEPFKKLAHQGMILGPDGQKMSKSRGNVISPEEIAKTHGADSIRTFISFMGPLDTDKPWSPTGIDGVKRFLDRVGRLVVTDDGQYVATKDALPPATEKLLHKTIKKVTEDIESMSFNTAIAAMMILVNDLYKAECRSELALKPLTQILAPFAPHLAEELWEKLGGTGLCSLAPWPKYDSTLCADDTVTIGVQVNGKMRGTIELGVTASEEEALAAAKEVSTVAAVLAGKNPDKVIYKAGKILNLIVK; this is encoded by the coding sequence ATGGGTTTGAATTTTAGTGAGTATGAATCGAAGTGGCAGAAAAAGTGGGCTGAGGCTAAAGCGTTTCAAGCTGAGACGACTTCTGCGAAGCCTAAGTATTATGCTTTAGATATGTTTCCTTATCCTTCTGGATCGGGGCTGCATATTGGGCATATGGCTTCTTATACTCCGGGGGATATTGTTTCGCGCTACAAACGTGTAAATGGTTTCAATGTTCTTCATCCGATGGGCTATGATGCGTTTGGTTTGCCGGCTGAGCAGTATGCTATTCAAACTGGAATTCATCCCGCTATCACAACTGATAAGGCTATTGCCAGCTTCCGCAAAACACTTCAGTCATTTGGGTTTAGCTTTGACTGGAGTCGTGAGATTTCCACTTGCGAGCCTAAGTACTACAAGTGGACTCAATTTATTTTCTTGAAACTCTATGAGCGCGGACTGGCTTATCAAAAAGAAGTTCCTGTGAACTGGTGTCCAGCTTTGAAAACTGTTTTGGCCAACGACGAAGTCATCGATGGAAAATCAGAGCGTGGTGGACATCCGGTCATTCGCGTTCCAATGAAACAGTGGATGCTTAAAATCACTGATTATGCGGAACGCCTTTTGAATGATCTGGATAAAGTCGATTGGCCTGAACGCACGAAAGAGGCACAACGCAATTGGATTGGAAAATCTGAAGGCGCGCGCATCACTTTCAAAATTGAAGGAGAGAGTGAAACCTTTGAAGTCTTCACCACCCGCCCTGACACTTTGTTTGGCGTAACTTTTATGGTGATGGCTCCAGAACATCCACTTGTTAAAAAAATCACTTCTCAGCCGCAGCATGCTGCTGTCGAAGATTATGTTTTGGCGACTTCTCGTAAATCTGAAGTTGATAGAAAAGCGACGACTGACAAAACCGGTGTTTTCACCGGTGCTCATGCTCTTCACCCAATCACGGGAGAGAAAATTGAGATCTGGATTGCTGACTATGTTCTGACTGATTACGGTACCGGTGCAATCATGGCAGTTCCTGGTCATGATGCTCGCGATTTTGAGTTCGCGAAGAAATTCAATTTACCGGTGAAGAGAGTCCTGTCTCCAGCCGCCTCTGGCGGTGGTGAAGGTGGCGATGAGTTGCCTTTCGAAGGCGAAGGCACGTTAGTGAATTCTGATTTCTTGAATGGTCTTTCTAAAGCAGAGGCCATCAAGAAAATGCTTTCTCACTTGGAATCTAAAAAATTAGGAATTCGCGAAGTTCAATACAAGCTTCGTGATTGGCTCTTCAGCCGCCAACGTTACTGGGGTGAGCCCTTCCCTATTGTGAACTTCCCGAAAGCAGGTCAATTGGGCGTCCCTGTGAACGAACTTCCTGTGATGCTTCCAGAAGTGGCGGACTACGAGCCATCAGATTCGGGTGAAGCTCCGTTGGCAAAGATCGCTGACTGGGTGAACTATGCTGGCAAACCTGGATTTGGCGAAGGCGAACAAGGCCGTCGCGAAACAGACACGATGCCAGGTGCTGCCGGTTCTTCTTGGTACTTCCTTCGCTACATCGACCCGAACAACGACAAGGCTCCGTTCAGCCCTGACGCTGAAAAATACTGGATGCCGGTAGATTTGTACGTCGGCGGGCCGGAACATACTGTGGGTCACTTGCTGTACTCTCGTTTCTGGATGAAGGTGCTTTTTGATGTGGGCTTGGTCACTCATGATGAGCCTTTCAAAAAACTGGCTCACCAAGGGATGATTTTGGGACCTGACGGTCAGAAGATGTCAAAGTCTCGTGGCAATGTGATTTCTCCGGAAGAGATCGCAAAAACTCACGGCGCTGACTCGATCCGAACTTTCATCAGCTTCATGGGGCCTTTGGATACCGACAAACCTTGGTCTCCGACAGGAATTGATGGCGTGAAGCGCTTCTTGGACCGTGTGGGTCGCTTGGTTGTGACTGACGACGGTCAATACGTGGCGACGAAGGATGCTTTGCCGCCAGCGACTGAGAAATTACTTCATAAAACCATCAAAAAGGTCACAGAAGACATCGAGAGCATGAGCTTCAATACAGCCATTGCGGCGATGATGATCCTCGTAAATGACCTGTATAAGGCAGAATGCCGCTCGGAATTAGCTCTCAAACCTTTGACGCAGATCCTGGCTCCTTTTGCTCCCCATTTGGCAGAAGAATTGTGGGAAAAATTGGGCGGAACGGGACTTTGCTCTTTGGCTCCATGGCCAAAATATGATAGTACCCTCTGCGCTGATGACACTGTAACTATTGGCGTGCAGGTGAACGGAAAAATGCGCGGCACGATTGAGCTGGGCGTGACGGCTTCCGAAGAGGAAGCACTTGCGGCGGCGAAAGAAGTTTCAACTGTTGCAGCTGTTCTTGCTGGTAAAAATCCCGATAAGGTGATCTACAAAGCAGGAAAAATTTTGAACTTGATTGTTAAATAG
- a CDS encoding peptide-binding protein: protein MKMMGLLALVLSSALTAPAMAAAPNANAPVGGNFVYNLGGEPPTVHPITATDTYARYVQNYVCDTLATHDIETYNWTPRLAEKWEISKDNKTFTFKLRKDAVFHDGKPVTAEDVKFSFDAIFEPKYEAAHLRPYYEGLAKVEVVDPLTVKITAKDLYFQNFESAATMTIIPKHVYGDVAKSKKMNRELICAGPYVLSKFDRGQLIQLKKFDKWYGNKDAAFKGMYNFENITMRFYKDDNVVLERAKKGELDYIDLRIESFMKKTEGAPWGKTVIKHKVANDAPKSFGFIGWNFRKDLFKDKDVRIALAHLLNREEMNKKFRYGMSDLANGAVYLRSEYNPGNKAIEFNPKKAQELLAKAGWADSDKNGVLDKVVNGKKTEFKFTLIYPNKDVEKYYTMYREDLKKAGIDLELKYLEWNSFLKLVDEGNFDAVTMAWGGGSVDPDPKQIWHSSGAVPGGSNFIAYKNPEVDKLIDEARVEPVKAKRVKLLKEVYKKIADDAPYAFLFNDKFDFYANSSKVGMPAETFKFDIGKDYWWMKP from the coding sequence ATGAAAATGATGGGACTACTGGCGCTCGTATTGAGCTCAGCTTTGACCGCTCCCGCTATGGCTGCTGCACCAAATGCAAATGCTCCAGTTGGCGGAAATTTCGTTTACAACCTAGGTGGCGAACCACCGACGGTTCACCCGATCACAGCTACTGATACATACGCACGTTATGTTCAGAACTACGTTTGTGATACTTTGGCGACTCACGATATCGAAACTTACAACTGGACTCCACGTCTGGCTGAAAAGTGGGAGATCTCTAAAGACAACAAAACTTTCACTTTCAAACTTCGCAAAGATGCCGTTTTCCACGACGGTAAGCCTGTAACTGCTGAAGACGTTAAATTCTCTTTCGATGCTATCTTTGAACCAAAATATGAAGCGGCTCACTTGCGCCCTTACTATGAAGGTTTGGCAAAAGTAGAAGTTGTAGATCCTTTGACTGTGAAAATCACAGCAAAAGACCTTTACTTCCAAAACTTCGAATCTGCTGCGACTATGACAATCATCCCGAAACACGTTTACGGCGATGTTGCTAAGTCTAAAAAAATGAACAGAGAGTTGATCTGTGCGGGTCCTTACGTTTTGTCTAAATTCGACCGTGGTCAATTGATCCAGTTGAAAAAATTCGACAAATGGTACGGCAACAAAGACGCTGCTTTCAAAGGCATGTACAATTTCGAAAACATCACTATGCGTTTCTACAAAGACGACAACGTTGTTCTTGAGCGCGCTAAAAAAGGTGAGTTGGACTACATCGATCTCCGTATCGAGTCTTTCATGAAGAAAACTGAAGGCGCTCCTTGGGGCAAAACAGTTATCAAACACAAAGTTGCTAACGACGCTCCGAAATCTTTCGGTTTCATCGGTTGGAACTTCCGTAAAGATCTTTTCAAAGACAAAGATGTTCGTATCGCGCTAGCTCACTTGTTGAACCGCGAAGAGATGAACAAAAAATTCCGTTATGGAATGTCTGATCTTGCAAACGGTGCTGTTTACTTGAGATCTGAATACAACCCTGGCAACAAAGCGATTGAGTTTAATCCGAAAAAAGCTCAGGAACTTTTGGCTAAAGCTGGTTGGGCAGATTCAGACAAGAACGGTGTTCTTGATAAAGTTGTGAACGGTAAAAAGACTGAATTCAAATTCACGTTGATCTACCCGAACAAAGACGTTGAGAAATACTACACAATGTACCGCGAAGACCTTAAAAAAGCCGGTATCGACCTTGAGCTTAAGTATCTTGAATGGAACTCATTCTTGAAATTGGTTGATGAAGGTAACTTCGACGCTGTGACAATGGCGTGGGGTGGCGGTTCAGTAGATCCAGATCCTAAACAAATCTGGCATTCATCTGGCGCAGTTCCGGGCGGATCTAACTTCATCGCTTACAAAAACCCTGAAGTTGACAAATTGATCGACGAAGCTCGTGTTGAGCCAGTTAAAGCTAAACGCGTGAAATTGCTTAAAGAAGTTTACAAAAAGATCGCTGACGATGCTCCGTACGCGTTCCTTTTCAACGATAAGTTCGATTTTTATGCAAATTCTTCAAAAGTAGGTATGCCAGCAGAGACTTTCAAGTTCGATATTGGTAAAGACTACTGGTGGATGAAACCTTAA
- a CDS encoding transposase: MSNYLFFISTAYKIEIHSFVLMNNHFHLIARFPENNMSEAMNYFMRETSRVISRSSMRINQTYGGRYFRSAITKPHYLEHVYKYVYRNPIEAGLASNAEEYPYSTLSILLGKKNGIIPLIRDPRLEPKLLESTLRWLNKKPVSEDKEEVRKALRKPQFTLTTKAKNMFVHHLEVDRL, encoded by the coding sequence ATGTCGAATTATCTATTTTTTATTTCAACAGCCTACAAAATTGAAATTCACTCTTTCGTTCTTATGAACAACCACTTTCATCTTATTGCCAGGTTTCCCGAAAACAACATGTCAGAGGCGATGAATTATTTTATGCGAGAGACTTCTAGAGTCATTTCTAGATCCTCTATGCGAATCAATCAAACTTACGGCGGAAGATATTTTCGTTCAGCCATCACCAAACCTCATTATCTTGAGCACGTGTATAAGTATGTTTACAGAAATCCCATCGAAGCTGGTCTTGCTTCAAATGCTGAAGAGTATCCTTACAGCACACTCTCGATTCTTCTTGGCAAGAAAAATGGAATAATCCCACTAATTCGTGACCCTCGCCTCGAACCGAAACTGCTGGAATCTACCTTGAGATGGCTTAATAAAAAGCCTGTTAGCGAAGACAAAGAAGAGGTCCGAAAAGCTTTAAGAAAACCTCAATTCACGTTAACAACGAAGGCAAAAAATATGTTCGTACACCATCTTGAGGTAGACCGATTGTAG
- a CDS encoding ABC transporter permease subunit, whose protein sequence is MIPTFLGITVVTFVLINLAPGSPIEQKLQAIRFGSAASGGGSSGANSRGDTSVNQEVIEALKKQYGFDKPMHVRYLIWLKNLSTLDFGESFTYQEPVIDVIKSKLPVSITFGIASLILTYLVCIPLGVRKAITAGKSFDRISSIILNFTYAIPPLILGIFLIVVFAGKLNLFPIGGFQSDDYDSMTNWQQIVDRVHHFVLPLICYMIGGFTELSILMRNSMLDIIKSDFVRTARAKGLSERVVVFKHALRNALIPIATGLGGFLGAFLAGSLIIEQMFNLDGIGLLGYQSVLSRDYNVIMGLTFISSMLLMVGRILSDIIYVLIDPRIDFK, encoded by the coding sequence ATGATCCCGACATTTCTCGGGATCACTGTAGTTACCTTTGTCCTAATTAATTTGGCTCCAGGGAGTCCTATTGAGCAGAAGCTGCAGGCGATCCGTTTCGGATCGGCTGCTAGCGGCGGCGGATCAAGTGGTGCTAACAGCCGTGGTGACACGTCTGTAAACCAAGAAGTTATCGAAGCCTTAAAAAAACAATACGGCTTCGATAAACCTATGCACGTACGATATTTGATTTGGTTGAAGAACCTATCAACTCTGGATTTCGGTGAAAGCTTCACCTATCAAGAGCCAGTTATCGACGTCATCAAAAGCAAACTTCCGGTATCTATTACCTTCGGTATTGCTTCTTTGATCCTGACCTATCTTGTGTGTATTCCGCTTGGAGTGCGCAAAGCGATTACGGCAGGAAAAAGTTTCGATCGTATCTCTTCTATTATTCTCAATTTCACATATGCGATTCCGCCACTCATCCTCGGTATCTTCTTAATCGTTGTTTTCGCCGGGAAGCTTAATCTTTTCCCTATTGGTGGTTTCCAGTCTGATGACTATGACTCAATGACAAACTGGCAGCAGATCGTTGACCGTGTTCATCACTTTGTACTTCCTTTGATCTGTTACATGATCGGTGGATTTACAGAACTTTCTATTTTGATGCGTAACTCGATGTTGGACATTATTAAGTCTGACTTCGTTAGAACAGCTCGTGCAAAAGGTCTTTCTGAACGCGTGGTTGTGTTCAAGCATGCTCTTAGAAACGCGTTGATCCCAATTGCGACCGGTCTTGGTGGCTTCTTGGGAGCCTTCCTTGCGGGTTCTTTGATCATCGAGCAAATGTTCAATCTGGATGGTATCGGTTTGCTCGGTTACCAATCTGTATTGTCTCGTGATTATAACGTGATCATGGGTTTGACCTTCATTTCATCAATGCTACTTATGGTGGGTCGTATCTTGAGCGACATCATCTATGTTCTTATCGATCCAAGGATTGACTTCAAATGA
- the speA gene encoding biosynthetic arginine decarboxylase, with translation MSQTPNWSPEKSAELYGINNWGNGYFRINGSGNVSVTPMGANGPAVDLHELTQDLLDRGIRVPIMIRFPDIIKSRVELLNGCFKKAFADHGYKGNYNGVYPIKVNQQRHLVQEIVKYGKDFQMGLECGSKPELLVVLALMNTENALIICNGFKDAEYIETAILSQKLGRNTIIVVDRKEELKMIVEVAKKFNTRPKIGFRAKLNTQGAGKWVDSSGARSKFGLTATEIVDGVEYLKTEGMLDCLELMHYHIGSQVPAIQSIKSSLKEGARFYTELVKMGAGLKYIDVGGGLGIDYDGSGHSDSSVNYSEQEYANDIVSVLQTLCDEKGIPHPNIVTESGRFLVAHHSVLVFNVMGVNDLHRQEPPRPATKSDPSIMNDMQYIFEKVNKDNINECFNDLEQSKQETLQLFTYGVLSLEQRAWCESMYFTIATKMVKLAKTVPDTEDIVTALSKELCDTYYSNFSLFQSLPDSWAVGQLFPVIPIHRLGEEPVREATLADLTCDSDGVIEKFIDTESGEPKETLRVHQFTEGQQYYLGVFLTGAYQEILGDLHNLFGDTDAVHISLNGIGYTIDHYVPGDTVTEVLSYVQYGRSEMVDNVRQATEESIQKGTITKQEAKLLIKHYEEGLSGYTYLEEAE, from the coding sequence ATGTCACAGACACCAAATTGGAGTCCTGAAAAGAGCGCGGAGCTTTACGGTATTAACAACTGGGGCAACGGTTATTTCAGAATTAACGGATCAGGCAATGTGTCTGTTACTCCGATGGGTGCAAATGGCCCCGCTGTAGATCTTCATGAGTTAACTCAAGATCTTTTGGATCGCGGTATCCGCGTTCCAATCATGATCCGCTTCCCTGACATCATCAAATCTCGCGTTGAGCTTTTGAACGGTTGTTTCAAAAAAGCCTTTGCGGATCATGGCTACAAAGGCAACTACAACGGCGTTTACCCGATCAAGGTGAACCAACAAAGACATCTCGTTCAAGAGATTGTGAAATACGGCAAAGACTTCCAAATGGGTCTTGAGTGCGGCTCTAAGCCTGAACTTCTTGTCGTTCTTGCTTTGATGAACACGGAAAACGCGTTGATCATCTGCAATGGCTTCAAAGACGCTGAGTACATCGAAACAGCTATTCTTTCGCAAAAACTAGGTCGCAACACCATCATCGTTGTTGATCGTAAAGAAGAATTGAAAATGATTGTGGAAGTGGCGAAGAAATTCAACACTCGTCCAAAAATCGGCTTCCGCGCGAAATTAAATACGCAAGGCGCTGGTAAATGGGTTGATTCTTCTGGAGCACGTTCTAAGTTCGGTCTGACTGCAACTGAGATCGTGGACGGCGTTGAGTACTTGAAAACTGAAGGCATGCTAGATTGTCTTGAGTTGATGCATTACCACATCGGTTCACAAGTTCCTGCCATCCAAAGCATCAAGTCTTCTTTGAAAGAGGGCGCACGTTTCTATACTGAACTTGTAAAAATGGGCGCGGGCCTTAAGTACATCGACGTCGGTGGCGGTCTTGGCATCGACTACGACGGCTCTGGCCACTCTGACAGCTCTGTAAACTACTCTGAGCAAGAATATGCGAACGACATCGTGTCTGTTCTGCAAACTCTTTGCGACGAAAAAGGCATCCCACATCCAAATATCGTGACAGAGTCTGGCCGCTTCCTAGTGGCGCATCACTCTGTTTTGGTGTTTAACGTGATGGGCGTGAACGATCTTCATCGCCAAGAACCACCTCGTCCTGCAACGAAATCTGATCCATCGATCATGAACGATATGCAGTACATCTTTGAAAAAGTGAACAAAGACAATATCAACGAATGCTTCAATGACCTTGAGCAATCGAAACAGGAAACTTTGCAGCTTTTCACTTATGGCGTTCTTTCACTTGAACAACGCGCTTGGTGTGAAAGCATGTACTTCACTATCGCAACTAAGATGGTGAAATTGGCGAAGACTGTTCCTGATACGGAAGATATCGTTACCGCTCTTTCTAAAGAGTTGTGCGATACTTACTACTCAAACTTCTCTTTGTTCCAATCGCTTCCTGACTCTTGGGCCGTGGGACAACTGTTCCCAGTGATCCCTATTCACCGCTTGGGTGAAGAGCCTGTGCGTGAAGCCACATTGGCCGATTTGACTTGTGACTCTGATGGTGTGATCGAGAAATTCATCGATACAGAATCTGGCGAACCAAAGGAAACTTTGCGCGTACACCAATTCACAGAAGGTCAACAATACTACTTGGGCGTATTCCTCACGGGTGCTTACCAAGAGATCCTAGGCGACTTGCACAATCTCTTCGGCGATACCGATGCAGTCCACATCTCTTTGAACGGAATTGGTTATACAATCGACCATTATGTTCCTGGCGATACTGTGACTGAAGTTTTGTCATACGTTCAATACGGTCGCTCTGAGATGGTAGACAACGTTCGTCAAGCAACGGAAGAATCCATCCAAAAAGGCACGATCACGAAGCAAGAAGCTAAACTTTTGATCAAGCACTACGAAGAAGGCCTCTCAGGTTACACATACCTCGAAGAAGCCGAATAG
- a CDS encoding GGDEF domain-containing response regulator, translated as MNFEGTIKHPKSRRILVIDDDQDSMEILLEPLRWEGYDARGVTTEADAHKLIESWVPHVVILDWMAPSMAGLRVLKTVRERLAHVSCVFVSENSSTEAIIEALDAGADDYIVKPFVPLELLARIRTQLRIRDLNEQLLYANERLKELVDTDDLTGLYNMRSLYQRLDFEMERARRFNRDVCVVMMDMDYFKTVNDGHDHLFGSYVLSEVGKIIRACTRNIDIPARYGGDEFLVVLTETNHEGAMHFCQRLRENIEKTTFKTEEDSIKLTASLGFAITIPGESLSARELVRRADHALYDAKRGGRNQVCFHKPEISKVVELKTGSQKRKKAAGE; from the coding sequence ATGAATTTCGAGGGCACTATTAAACATCCAAAAAGTCGCCGCATTCTAGTAATCGACGATGACCAAGACAGCATGGAAATCTTGCTCGAGCCTCTCCGTTGGGAAGGCTACGATGCCCGTGGTGTAACCACGGAAGCAGATGCCCATAAGTTGATTGAGTCGTGGGTTCCTCATGTTGTGATTTTGGATTGGATGGCGCCATCAATGGCGGGTTTGCGTGTTTTGAAAACGGTGCGCGAACGTCTGGCTCATGTTTCCTGTGTCTTCGTTTCAGAGAACTCAAGCACCGAAGCGATCATTGAAGCTCTGGATGCGGGAGCTGACGACTACATCGTAAAGCCTTTTGTTCCTCTTGAACTTCTCGCCCGCATTCGGACACAGTTGCGCATTCGTGATTTGAATGAGCAATTGCTCTATGCAAATGAGCGGCTCAAAGAGCTGGTTGATACCGATGATCTTACGGGTCTGTACAATATGCGCTCACTCTATCAACGTCTTGACTTCGAGATGGAGCGTGCAAGACGTTTCAATCGTGATGTCTGCGTCGTGATGATGGATATGGACTATTTTAAAACTGTAAATGATGGTCATGATCATCTATTCGGAAGTTATGTTCTTTCCGAGGTGGGTAAGATCATTCGAGCTTGCACTCGCAATATCGATATTCCTGCGCGCTATGGCGGTGACGAATTCCTGGTTGTGCTGACTGAAACCAATCACGAAGGCGCTATGCATTTCTGTCAGCGTTTGCGTGAGAATATTGAAAAGACGACGTTTAAAACAGAAGAAGATTCAATTAAGCTCACGGCCTCTTTGGGCTTTGCGATTACGATTCCAGGGGAGTCTTTGAGTGCTCGTGAACTAGTGCGCAGAGCCGATCATGCCCTTTATGATGCAAAACGCGGCGGCCGCAATCAGGTTTGCTTTCACAAGCCGGAAATCAGTAAAGTTGTCGAGTTAAAAACCGGTTCGCAAAAGCGCAAAAAAGCCGCGGGCGAATAA